In Dyadobacter subterraneus, a single genomic region encodes these proteins:
- a CDS encoding ABC transporter permease: MNLSYRIAIRYFFSRNKRSFISVIARIAMAGVAVGTMAMVVVLSVFNGMEDLNRKMFKTFDADVTITPAEGKRFIVSDTLLKAIKSVEGVNIITQVIEDNSLARYGNQQTIVRLKGVDSTFSRRGQLDTALIEGSLKLYGQNGTPYAIISEGVRNALSISLSDILTPLELWYPKTGTKTLNVTSTEAFNQTLIRPGGVFFIENRYDDYVIAPLPIVESLLQYQGQRSSLEIKIAPQGFLEKDVAENIEAKIGKKFIVRDRDAMNADLLRAIRVEKLFVAVTLSFIILVAAINIFFSLSMLAIEKKKDVSMLYALGATPTLIRNIFLAEGAIVALSGAIVGILSGILICWLQMSYGLVSMGMSTALVDAYPVKLIWQDILLTAGIIVIITLAVSYIPARRAALSGQTLIV, encoded by the coding sequence ATGAACCTTTCGTACCGAATTGCCATTCGCTATTTTTTTTCCCGTAATAAACGCAGCTTCATTAGTGTGATAGCACGCATCGCCATGGCCGGCGTTGCTGTTGGAACGATGGCGATGGTTGTGGTTCTTTCCGTTTTTAACGGCATGGAAGATCTGAACCGTAAAATGTTTAAAACTTTTGATGCAGATGTAACCATTACCCCTGCCGAAGGAAAACGTTTTATAGTTTCTGATACACTTTTGAAAGCAATCAAATCGGTTGAGGGAGTCAATATTATCACGCAGGTTATCGAAGATAATTCCCTGGCGCGATATGGAAATCAGCAAACAATTGTGAGGCTGAAAGGTGTTGACAGCACTTTTTCCAGACGCGGACAACTTGATACTGCATTGATAGAAGGCTCATTAAAACTTTACGGCCAAAATGGAACGCCGTATGCTATTATCTCGGAAGGAGTCAGAAATGCATTATCGATTTCTCTTAGTGATATTTTAACACCTCTGGAACTGTGGTATCCCAAAACAGGAACAAAAACATTGAATGTGACTTCTACCGAAGCATTTAATCAAACCCTGATTCGTCCGGGCGGTGTTTTTTTTATTGAAAACAGGTATGACGATTATGTCATTGCGCCACTGCCGATCGTTGAATCTTTGCTTCAATATCAGGGGCAGCGTTCCTCACTTGAAATAAAAATTGCCCCTCAGGGATTTCTGGAAAAAGATGTGGCTGAAAACATTGAGGCAAAAATCGGAAAGAAATTTATAGTGCGCGACAGAGACGCAATGAACGCAGATCTGCTTCGTGCAATTCGTGTTGAAAAATTGTTTGTTGCCGTTACATTATCCTTTATTATTTTAGTGGCCGCAATCAATATTTTCTTCTCTCTCAGCATGTTAGCTATCGAAAAGAAAAAAGATGTATCCATGCTTTATGCACTTGGCGCTACACCTACGCTGATCAGAAATATATTTCTGGCCGAGGGAGCAATTGTTGCGTTGTCGGGGGCAATTGTGGGAATATTGAGTGGCATACTTATTTGCTGGTTGCAGATGAGTTATGGGCTTGTCTCCATGGGCATGTCCACAGCGCTCGTTGATGCTTATCCTGTTAAATTAATCTGGCAGGATATACTTTTAACCGCAGGTATTATCGTTATCATAACCTTGGCCGTTTCATACATTCCGGCACGCCGCGCTGCATTGTCCGGCCAGACCCTGATTGTTTGA
- the rbfA gene encoding 30S ribosome-binding factor RbfA, whose product MESKRQQKVGRQIQKDLGEIFQQDAKHLVNGTFVTITAVRVSPDLGIARAYLSFLPEKNKLFLLETIKENTKFIRQKLAERVRHQLRIVPHLQFYIDDTAEYAAKMDLLFADIVIPPAQPDEEEETN is encoded by the coding sequence ATGGAATCGAAGAGACAACAAAAAGTAGGGAGACAAATCCAGAAGGATTTAGGTGAAATTTTTCAGCAGGATGCAAAACATTTGGTAAACGGCACTTTCGTGACGATAACCGCCGTTCGTGTTTCTCCTGATTTGGGAATTGCACGGGCATATCTAAGTTTTTTACCAGAAAAGAACAAGTTATTTTTACTTGAAACGATAAAGGAAAATACCAAATTTATAAGACAAAAATTGGCAGAACGTGTTCGTCATCAGTTAAGAATTGTGCCTCATTTGCAATTTTATATTGATGATACTGCCGAGTATGCAGCAAAAATGGATCTTTTGTTTGCAGATATAGTAATTCCTCCTGCTCAACCAGACGAAGAAGAAGAAACGAATTGA